Proteins encoded by one window of Polaribacter haliotis:
- a CDS encoding sensor histidine kinase, translating into MELFFKVFPTFLQGILCILIIYHCSTYFFTKDKSFAIYAGYLFLVLVYLIPKTPNDFSDAIVIKFNAFFKISNWIIQVFYWVLYTWFSIYFLNIEQKDKKLSKNIYIYVFASFIISLVVFLIDLFLFKGVYFVKYFLFVYMPISLFVVSFFLKVMYNFKDRINSFFVIGFLFFLGFSLVSLYFSLSNIYAFGYIRPIDFFMIGICLEALVISVGLGYKYHIYRQERDDYNTLLIEELQKNEKLKDQLNEKLSEKVEHYKLSEIEALYEKQINELKLTSLLSQMNPHFIFNALNSIKLYIINNESKLAARYLNKFSKLIRKILEASNTKEISLQEELETMDLYMTIENIRFSNEIDFQIKVDEKVSLETIKVPPLLLQPFLENALWHGLSSKKKDKKIVLSIDKKEMNFIQFTIEDNGIGRESSARIKSEKSINRKSIGIALTKDRLTNFVKGSQKNYSINYTDLKDENENPLGTKVVVKIPLL; encoded by the coding sequence ATGGAGCTCTTTTTTAAAGTTTTTCCAACGTTTTTACAAGGCATATTATGCATCTTAATAATATACCATTGTAGCACGTATTTCTTTACAAAAGACAAGAGTTTTGCTATTTATGCAGGGTATTTATTTTTGGTTTTGGTTTATTTAATTCCAAAAACGCCTAACGATTTCTCAGATGCTATTGTTATAAAATTCAATGCTTTTTTTAAAATATCTAATTGGATTATTCAAGTTTTTTATTGGGTTTTGTATACTTGGTTTTCTATCTATTTTTTAAATATCGAACAGAAAGACAAAAAGCTTTCGAAAAACATTTACATCTATGTATTTGCTTCTTTTATTATAAGTTTAGTTGTTTTTTTAATAGACCTATTCTTATTTAAAGGAGTGTATTTTGTAAAGTATTTCCTCTTTGTATATATGCCCATTTCTTTATTTGTAGTTAGCTTTTTCTTAAAAGTAATGTATAATTTTAAAGATAGAATTAACAGTTTTTTTGTAATTGGGTTTTTATTTTTCTTAGGCTTTTCTTTGGTTTCACTTTATTTTAGTTTATCGAATATTTATGCTTTTGGCTATATAAGACCCATCGATTTTTTTATGATTGGTATTTGTTTAGAAGCTCTTGTTATTTCGGTTGGTTTGGGTTATAAATATCATATTTATCGCCAAGAAAGAGATGATTATAACACATTGTTAATTGAGGAACTTCAAAAAAACGAAAAATTAAAAGACCAGTTAAACGAAAAATTATCAGAAAAAGTAGAGCATTACAAACTATCGGAAATAGAAGCTTTATACGAAAAACAGATTAACGAGCTCAAATTAACAAGTTTGTTAAGTCAAATGAATCCGCATTTTATTTTTAATGCATTAAATTCTATCAAACTTTATATTATAAATAACGAATCTAAACTTGCAGCAAGATATTTAAACAAGTTTTCGAAATTAATTCGTAAAATTTTAGAGGCTTCTAATACTAAAGAAATTTCTTTACAAGAAGAATTAGAAACGATGGATTTGTATATGACGATTGAAAATATTCGTTTTTCGAATGAAATAGATTTTCAAATAAAAGTGGATGAAAAAGTAAGTTTAGAAACCATAAAAGTACCTCCATTATTATTACAGCCATTTTTAGAAAACGCTTTATGGCATGGATTATCTTCCAAAAAAAAGGATAAAAAAATAGTGCTTTCCATAGATAAAAAAGAGATGAATTTTATTCAATTTACCATAGAAGATAATGGAATTGGAAGAGAATCGTCTGCAAGAATAAAATCAGAAAAATCAATTAATAGAAAATCGATAGGAATCGCACTTACAAAAGATAGATTAACCAATTTCGTAAAAGGTTCTCAAAAAAATTATTCGATAAATTATACCGATTTAAAAGATGAAAACGAAAATCCTTTAGGCACTAAAGTAGTGGTAAAAATTCCTTTACTCTAA
- a CDS encoding DUF3109 family protein — MFQLGKTIISEDIIEKDFVCNLSACGGACCVDGEAGAPLDKEETKILEEIYPKVKPFLRKEGIAVIEKEGTWVTSEWGELETPLINGKDCAYVIFDEKKTALCGIEEAYNSGEIDWKKPVSCHLYPIRVKDYSEFAAVNYHKWEICDDACSLGKELQVPVYKFVKQALVRKFGQNWYDELEKVAAKHLE, encoded by the coding sequence ATGTTTCAGTTAGGAAAAACAATTATATCAGAAGATATTATCGAAAAAGATTTTGTGTGCAATTTATCTGCATGTGGAGGCGCTTGCTGTGTAGATGGCGAAGCTGGTGCTCCATTAGATAAAGAGGAAACCAAAATCTTAGAGGAAATATATCCGAAAGTAAAACCTTTTTTAAGGAAAGAAGGAATTGCAGTTATCGAAAAAGAAGGAACTTGGGTAACCAGTGAATGGGGTGAATTAGAAACCCCATTAATTAACGGAAAAGATTGCGCGTACGTTATTTTTGATGAGAAAAAAACGGCACTTTGTGGCATTGAAGAGGCTTACAATTCTGGAGAAATAGATTGGAAAAAACCAGTTTCTTGTCATTTATACCCAATTAGAGTAAAAGATTATAGTGAGTTTGCTGCAGTAAATTACCACAAGTGGGAAATTTGTGACGATGCTTGTTCTTTAGGAAAAGAATTACAAGTACCTGTTTATAAATTTGTAAAACAAGCTTTGGTAAGAAAATTTGGGCAAAATTGGTATGACGAATTAGAAAAAGTGGCCGCTAAACATTTAGAGTAA